From Acidobacteriota bacterium, the proteins below share one genomic window:
- a CDS encoding OmpW family outer membrane protein: MRKNWIINFTIIIALLSAPNLLAGQGKKAQTLGPLLFYQMPAETSLNGSLGLGVIYDFFLKPAFSISGVLGRTSIDKDEEKSSGGDIGMTSVEISALYHWKGKGKLVPYAGGGIGYYKTDFDSDSPLKDLGFQVERSFDNFGFNARGGLDFHIKNKVWLSAELKYLVLDGSEEEIADAYSGESIEAGDAIDLNSLYLNFGVKFLF, encoded by the coding sequence ATGAGAAAAAATTGGATCATCAACTTCACCATTATCATAGCCCTGCTGAGCGCTCCGAACCTTCTGGCAGGACAGGGCAAGAAGGCGCAGACGTTGGGACCTTTACTCTTCTATCAAATGCCTGCAGAAACCTCTCTGAATGGATCCTTGGGTCTCGGGGTCATTTACGACTTTTTCCTGAAACCGGCTTTCTCTATCTCTGGAGTCCTGGGAAGGACCTCCATCGACAAGGATGAAGAAAAGAGCAGTGGGGGCGACATCGGCATGACCTCGGTTGAGATCTCGGCCCTGTACCACTGGAAAGGCAAAGGGAAATTGGTCCCCTATGCCGGAGGAGGAATCGGTTATTACAAAACGGATTTTGATTCCGACAGCCCCCTCAAAGATCTGGGGTTTCAGGTCGAGCGATCTTTCGATAATTTTGGATTCAACGCGAGAGGGGGTCTAGATTTTCATATCAAAAATAAGGTATGGCTCAGTGCTGAATTGAAGTATCTCGTTCTGGATGGAAGTGAAGAGGAAATAGCTGATGCGTATAGCGGGGAATCGATCGAAGCAGGAGATGCTATCGATCTGAATTCACTCTACCTTAATTTTGGGGTTAAATTTCTCTTTTGA
- the tes gene encoding tetraether lipid synthase Tes, with protein MSYRFSSVTPQEAIFERAMQGLPRKTDSLCPECLEVIEACIFEEDGKVIMEKRCGKHGSCRDIVYSDAQLYRKIEKWSFFEGEGIANPKVQDATLCPWSCGLCQMHYSTPALTNIDLTNRCNLRCRFCFANANATDYVYEPGLDQIKRMLEQAISVRPRREQAVQFSGGEPSLSPHFIEACRYARTLGYARIQAATNGIIFAQNFEFVEKAREAGLDTLYLQFDGTDEKIYRETRGVNLWEIKQKCIETSRKLNIAVVLVPTIVKTINDDQIGKILQFGINNVDVIPGISYQPVCFTGRIDQHLRMQQRFTLSDLAWAVEKQTGYASAMRDWYPIAMINPLTRVMDSFKKGDVKNMFCSCHTNCGIGTFLFVNRATKEVIPFPKIFDIEKAALDMVRLAEKMERKPSKLYATLCIINLFRKHFLSQKDTDFNLFTFLKIMDHYAGGQLGIAKRDKYQWRMIYCAGMHFQDAFNYNVERVKRCVIHYSSPDGKMYPFCTYNSGPYFREKIERQFSIPKEDWIRMKGSSFVSEGFFGEAP; from the coding sequence ATGAGTTATAGATTTTCATCTGTCACGCCTCAAGAGGCGATTTTTGAACGGGCCATGCAGGGACTTCCGAGAAAAACCGATTCTCTGTGTCCCGAATGCCTGGAGGTCATCGAGGCTTGCATCTTTGAAGAAGATGGCAAGGTGATCATGGAGAAGCGATGTGGAAAGCACGGTTCCTGCAGGGACATCGTCTATTCTGATGCTCAGCTTTACAGAAAGATTGAAAAGTGGTCCTTCTTCGAGGGAGAGGGTATCGCCAATCCGAAAGTCCAGGATGCAACCCTCTGTCCATGGAGCTGCGGTCTTTGCCAGATGCACTACAGCACTCCCGCACTCACGAACATCGATCTGACAAATCGATGCAATCTGAGATGCCGCTTTTGTTTTGCCAACGCCAACGCGACTGACTATGTCTATGAGCCAGGTCTCGATCAGATCAAGAGGATGCTCGAACAGGCGATCTCCGTCAGGCCGAGGAGGGAACAGGCAGTACAGTTTTCCGGTGGTGAGCCATCCCTCTCTCCACACTTTATAGAAGCCTGCCGGTATGCCAGGACACTCGGCTACGCCAGGATCCAGGCGGCGACCAACGGGATAATCTTCGCTCAAAATTTTGAGTTTGTGGAAAAGGCGCGGGAGGCAGGATTGGACACTCTTTATCTGCAGTTCGATGGGACAGATGAGAAGATCTACAGGGAAACGAGAGGAGTAAATCTTTGGGAGATCAAACAGAAGTGCATTGAGACATCCAGGAAGCTGAACATCGCCGTCGTTCTCGTTCCGACCATCGTCAAGACGATCAACGACGATCAAATTGGAAAGATCCTCCAGTTTGGCATCAATAATGTGGATGTCATACCTGGAATCAGCTACCAGCCGGTGTGTTTCACCGGGAGGATCGACCAGCATCTTAGGATGCAACAACGCTTCACTCTGTCCGACCTTGCCTGGGCTGTCGAGAAGCAGACCGGCTATGCCAGCGCGATGAGAGACTGGTATCCAATCGCGATGATAAATCCTCTGACGCGTGTCATGGATTCATTCAAGAAGGGAGATGTCAAAAATATGTTTTGCTCCTGCCACACGAATTGTGGCATCGGAACATTCCTGTTCGTGAACAGAGCCACGAAAGAAGTCATACCCTTCCCCAAGATCTTTGATATTGAAAAAGCTGCGCTTGATATGGTCCGACTCGCGGAAAAAATGGAGAGAAAACCCTCAAAGCTCTACGCCACACTTTGCATCATCAACCTCTTCAGAAAGCATTTCCTCTCCCAGAAAGACACGGACTTCAATCTATTCACCTTTCTCAAGATCATGGACCATTACGCGGGTGGCCAGCTTGGTATTGCCAAGAGGGATAAGTATCAATGGAGGATGATCTACTGTGCGGGGATGCACTTCCAGGATGCCTTCAACTACAATGTGGAGAGGGTGAAGAGATGTGTCATTCATTATTCCTCACCCGATGGGAAGATGTACCCATTCTGCACCTATAACTCTGGTCCATACTTCAGGGAAAAGATAGAGCGGCAGTTCTCCATTCCGAAAGAAGACTGGATCAGGATGAAGGGCTCGAGCTTTGTGAGCGAAGGCTTCTTCGGAGAGGCCCCTTAG
- a CDS encoding sigma-54 dependent transcriptional regulator: MLEEKILIVDDELAVRNTLTSILEDEGYSVDSVESGEECLKAIRSENYQAVMLDVWLPGIDGVETLKKMRSIGAEPAVVMISGHGTVETAVRATKLGAFDFIEKPLSLEKIILVLRNAIRHKKLIEKHKVLKEQLQKDVTLIGNSMAVSSLRRDIEITAPTDSPILLLGENGSGKELAARMIHFQSKRSEEAFISVNCAAFEGDQLEYELFGCEPGALSFTPQGRKGKLELANEGTIFLDEISETNARVQRKIAKFLEDKEYERFGGETMVRVDVRIIAACHRELDQMVRSGKFHEDLLSRLSIVSLRIPPLRERKEDVEPLVEHFLREFSYEYGRSLKRISREAMHLLMSYQWPGNVRELKNMIERLVIMQKKDLIEIFDLPDSFRQIESGDKRKEFLPLQVALSNFEKDYLKQVLEATNHDWKKASEILKIDLPALERKVKIGG; this comes from the coding sequence ATGTTAGAGGAAAAAATACTTATCGTGGATGACGAGCTTGCCGTCCGGAACACGCTGACCAGCATCCTTGAAGATGAGGGATATTCCGTCGATTCAGTGGAATCCGGAGAGGAATGCCTAAAGGCCATCAGGAGTGAAAATTATCAGGCGGTAATGCTCGATGTTTGGCTCCCCGGGATCGATGGGGTGGAGACATTGAAGAAAATGAGAAGCATTGGGGCCGAGCCTGCCGTCGTCATGATCTCCGGACATGGGACGGTGGAGACGGCCGTGAGAGCCACAAAGCTCGGAGCATTCGATTTCATCGAAAAACCTCTCTCTCTCGAGAAGATCATTCTGGTATTGAGGAATGCAATCCGGCACAAGAAACTCATCGAGAAGCATAAAGTCCTCAAGGAACAGCTCCAGAAGGATGTTACGCTTATTGGCAACAGCATGGCTGTCTCCTCTCTTAGGAGAGACATAGAGATAACCGCTCCCACGGACAGCCCTATCCTCCTCTTGGGAGAAAACGGGTCCGGAAAGGAACTGGCGGCGAGGATGATTCATTTTCAAAGCAAGCGCTCTGAGGAAGCTTTCATCAGCGTCAATTGTGCCGCCTTTGAAGGGGATCAGCTCGAATACGAGCTCTTTGGTTGCGAGCCTGGAGCCCTCTCATTTACGCCGCAAGGCAGGAAGGGGAAGTTAGAGCTCGCCAATGAGGGAACAATCTTCTTGGACGAGATCTCCGAGACAAATGCGAGAGTTCAGAGGAAGATAGCAAAATTCCTGGAGGATAAGGAATACGAGCGCTTCGGCGGAGAGACGATGGTGAGGGTTGATGTGCGGATCATCGCAGCCTGCCACCGGGAGCTCGATCAAATGGTCCGAAGCGGAAAGTTTCATGAGGATCTATTATCGAGGCTGAGCATCGTTTCGCTGAGGATCCCTCCGCTCCGTGAGAGAAAAGAGGATGTCGAGCCTCTGGTCGAACATTTTCTGCGAGAGTTTTCTTATGAATATGGAAGGAGCCTGAAACGGATCAGCCGGGAAGCCATGCATCTCCTGATGAGTTACCAATGGCCTGGGAATGTCCGCGAGCTGAAGAATATGATAGAAAGACTGGTCATCATGCAGAAGAAAGATCTCATAGAGATTTTTGATCTGCCGGACAGTTTCCGCCAGATAGAGAGTGGCGATAAGAGGAAAGAGTTTCTGCCCCTTCAGGTAGCCCTCTCAAACTTCGAGAAGGATTACTTGAAACAAGTCCTTGAGGCGACCAACCATGATTGGAAGAAAGCCTCAGAGATTCTGAAGATCGACCTCCCGGCTCTCGAAAGAAAAGTGAAGATAGGAGGCTAG
- a CDS encoding ATP-binding protein translates to MKPKKLIYIGLVVLLSLLIFLYYVIERSEYFDPRDYIIPMFLYLLSVTIIILILGVLFILIRNFVKLIVERKRGILGSKFRTKLIFIFFIPLLVPSITLFYAAITIIQKSVDNLLTPPVDDITKHSSEIVDYFNEDMKKRALSLAREIGDRITQEQLLDMDKRESLARLLDEKLEEHNFDVIVVHLGDTESIYSCATTAPDKAGVSREEMSAFPEDFLESTMKGQALGRIDYLPRGYLVRSAVPILSSFNRIDVVGSLLTGIYVHENLAEKVQKIDESRRDYLQMKVQKREIKRIYIYIIALIALLILFSATWVGMYLTRQITVPVQKMAEGTREISAGNLDYRVDVDAGDELGMLVDSFNRMTGELKIHKLTLEERRNYIETLLDNITTGVISLNSRGEITTINRTAIRILDMEPGPWGGVLFSDAIKAEELREFIWNILGTENLVVAREFHLHIRGGVLHLAANFISLKDVQGNYLGVLIVLEDVTQLIRAQKMEAWREVAKRIAHEIKNPLTPIQLSAQRIMKKSSEDTDDFKSIVREGASTIITQVHALKGMVDEFSRFARMPAIRITPSDPHAVLEAAIILYESVHAGVRFIREYDTRPTTVSMDPDQMKRVMINLIDNSIEAMNRHGTIRIATKALQETRRFRVEFSDDGPGIAPEDKGKLFIPYFSTKKVGTGLGLAIVQRIISDHNGYITVEDNLPHGAKFIIELPL, encoded by the coding sequence ATGAAGCCCAAAAAATTGATCTACATTGGCTTGGTCGTGCTTCTTAGCCTGCTTATATTTCTCTATTATGTAATCGAAAGATCCGAATATTTCGACCCGAGAGATTACATCATCCCAATGTTCCTCTATCTCCTCTCGGTGACAATCATCATCCTCATACTTGGTGTTCTCTTCATCCTTATCAGGAATTTCGTGAAACTGATCGTAGAGAGAAAGAGAGGGATCCTCGGTTCAAAATTCAGGACTAAACTGATCTTCATCTTCTTCATTCCTCTTCTTGTCCCTTCCATCACTCTCTTCTACGCGGCCATTACCATCATCCAGAAGAGCGTTGATAACCTCCTGACTCCGCCGGTGGACGATATCACGAAGCACTCTTCGGAGATCGTGGACTACTTCAATGAAGATATGAAAAAAAGGGCTCTCAGTCTGGCTCGGGAGATCGGGGACAGGATCACGCAGGAGCAATTGCTGGACATGGATAAAAGAGAGTCTCTTGCTAGATTACTAGATGAGAAATTGGAGGAGCATAATTTTGACGTCATCGTCGTTCATCTCGGCGATACGGAAAGTATCTATTCGTGTGCGACAACCGCTCCTGATAAGGCTGGAGTGAGCCGCGAAGAAATGTCCGCCTTCCCTGAAGATTTCTTGGAAAGTACCATGAAAGGCCAGGCGCTGGGACGGATAGATTATCTTCCCAGAGGATATCTCGTGAGGAGCGCGGTTCCCATCCTCTCCTCGTTCAACAGGATCGATGTCGTCGGATCCCTGCTCACCGGAATCTATGTCCACGAAAATCTTGCCGAGAAGGTTCAGAAGATCGATGAGAGCCGGAGGGATTATCTTCAGATGAAGGTTCAGAAGAGAGAGATAAAGAGGATCTACATCTACATCATCGCTTTGATCGCGCTTTTGATCCTCTTCTCCGCGACATGGGTTGGCATGTATCTCACAAGGCAGATCACAGTCCCCGTTCAGAAGATGGCTGAAGGGACAAGAGAGATATCTGCCGGGAATCTGGACTATCGCGTGGATGTCGATGCCGGCGATGAACTCGGGATGCTCGTTGATTCTTTCAACAGGATGACAGGCGAGTTGAAGATCCATAAGCTGACTCTGGAAGAACGACGTAATTACATCGAGACCCTTCTTGACAATATCACGACCGGTGTTATCTCCCTGAACAGCAGGGGAGAGATCACGACTATCAACAGGACCGCCATTAGGATCCTCGACATGGAACCTGGTCCATGGGGCGGGGTTCTTTTCAGCGACGCGATTAAGGCAGAGGAGCTCAGGGAATTCATCTGGAACATCCTGGGGACCGAAAACCTGGTTGTTGCACGTGAGTTTCATCTGCATATCAGGGGAGGAGTGCTGCATCTCGCTGCCAATTTCATCTCTCTAAAGGATGTGCAGGGTAACTATCTTGGCGTCCTGATCGTGCTGGAAGATGTCACACAGCTCATCCGGGCTCAGAAGATGGAGGCATGGAGGGAAGTTGCTAAGAGGATTGCCCATGAGATAAAGAACCCTCTCACACCCATTCAACTTTCTGCCCAGAGGATCATGAAGAAATCCAGCGAAGATACCGATGACTTCAAGAGCATCGTCAGGGAAGGAGCATCCACAATTATAACCCAGGTTCATGCTCTGAAGGGTATGGTCGATGAGTTCTCCAGATTCGCGCGGATGCCAGCCATCCGGATCACCCCATCGGACCCGCATGCTGTCTTAGAAGCAGCCATAATACTCTACGAGTCGGTTCATGCCGGTGTCCGGTTCATTAGAGAGTATGATACTCGACCGACCACCGTGAGCATGGATCCGGATCAGATGAAGAGAGTCATGATCAATCTCATCGACAACTCCATTGAGGCGATGAACAGACATGGAACCATCAGGATCGCGACAAAGGCCCTTCAAGAGACCAGGAGGTTCCGGGTCGAGTTCTCCGACGATGGTCCTGGAATCGCTCCGGAGGACAAGGGAAAGCTCTTCATTCCCTACTTCTCCACCAAGAAAGTCGGAACAGGATTGGGACTTGCCATCGTTCAGAGGATCATCTCAGATCACAACGGTTACATAACCGTGGAAGACAATCTACCTCATGGAGCTAAATTTATCATCGAACTTCCACTCTGA